One Poecile atricapillus isolate bPoeAtr1 chromosome 31, bPoeAtr1.hap1, whole genome shotgun sequence genomic window carries:
- the LOC131590068 gene encoding BPTI/Kunitz domain-containing protein-like isoform X2 — MAAGRLLPVLLLILGVPGGSGRDPQSGPAALAARCRLPALTGRCRASIPRWFFNASSGSCESFVFGGCGGNGNNFGSERECRERCGDTELCSAPPAPGPCRASFPRWFFIPEENSCREFTYGGCRGNANNHRDQRECLRRCQRHQGDFGAEFRRFFSSKGAVFGGLVALGVSLAAGLALARRRFRTKPRAPGAGSREDRECLMKDPYPA, encoded by the exons ATGGCGGCGGGGCGGCTCCTcccggtgctgctgctgatcctgggggtcccggggggctccggACGGGACCCCCAgagcggccccgccgccctcGCCG CCCGGTGCCGGTTACCGGCGCTCACCGGCCGCTGCCGCGCCTCCATCCCGCGCTGGTTTTTCAACGCCTCCTCCGGGAGCTGCGAGAGTTTCGTGTTCGGCGGCTGCGGCGGCAACGGGAACAACTTCGGGAGCGAACGGGAGTGCCGGGAACGCTGCGGGGACACCG agctgtgctcgGCTCCGCCGGCTCCGGGGCCGTGCCGGGCGTCGTTCCCGCGCTGGTTTTTCATTCCCGAGGAAAATTCCTGCCGGGAATTCACCTACGGAGGCTGCAGGGGCAACGCCAACAACCACCGGGACCAGAGGGAATGTCTGAGGCGCTGCCAGAGGCACCAGG GTGACTTCGGCGCCGAATTCCGGAGATTCTTCTCTTCCAAAG GTGCCGTTTTCGGGGGTCTGGTGGCCCTGGGGGTCTCGCTGGCCGCGGGGCTGGCTCTGGCTCGGCGCCGGTTCCGGACGAAGCCGCGAGCGCCGGGAGCCGGGAGCCGCGAGGATCGCGAGTGCCTGATGAAAGACCCCTACCCAGCCtga
- the LOC131590068 gene encoding thrombin inhibitor hemalin-like isoform X1 produces MAAGRLLPVLLLILGVPGGSGRDPQSGPAALAARCRLPALTGRCRASIPRWFFNASSGSCESFVFGGCGGNGNNFGSERECRERCGDTAPSSPVSTNSTLPELCSAPPAPGPCRASFPRWFFIPEENSCREFTYGGCRGNANNHRDQRECLRRCQRHQGDFGAEFRRFFSSKGAVFGGLVALGVSLAAGLALARRRFRTKPRAPGAGSREDRECLMKDPYPA; encoded by the exons ATGGCGGCGGGGCGGCTCCTcccggtgctgctgctgatcctgggggtcccggggggctccggACGGGACCCCCAgagcggccccgccgccctcGCCG CCCGGTGCCGGTTACCGGCGCTCACCGGCCGCTGCCGCGCCTCCATCCCGCGCTGGTTTTTCAACGCCTCCTCCGGGAGCTGCGAGAGTTTCGTGTTCGGCGGCTGCGGCGGCAACGGGAACAACTTCGGGAGCGAACGGGAGTGCCGGGAACGCTGCGGGGACACCG ctccctccagccccGTGAGCACCAATTCCACCTTGCCAG agctgtgctcgGCTCCGCCGGCTCCGGGGCCGTGCCGGGCGTCGTTCCCGCGCTGGTTTTTCATTCCCGAGGAAAATTCCTGCCGGGAATTCACCTACGGAGGCTGCAGGGGCAACGCCAACAACCACCGGGACCAGAGGGAATGTCTGAGGCGCTGCCAGAGGCACCAGG GTGACTTCGGCGCCGAATTCCGGAGATTCTTCTCTTCCAAAG GTGCCGTTTTCGGGGGTCTGGTGGCCCTGGGGGTCTCGCTGGCCGCGGGGCTGGCTCTGGCTCGGCGCCGGTTCCGGACGAAGCCGCGAGCGCCGGGAGCCGGGAGCCGCGAGGATCGCGAGTGCCTGATGAAAGACCCCTACCCAGCCtga
- the LOC131590068 gene encoding BPTI/Kunitz domain-containing protein-like isoform X3, whose amino-acid sequence MAAGRLLPVLLLILGVPGGSGRDPQSGPAALAARCRLPALTGRCRASIPRWFFNASSGSCESFVFGGCGGNGNNFGSERECRERCGDTAPSSPVSTNSTLPELCSAPPAPGPCRASFPRWFFIPEENSCREFTYGGCRGNANNHRDQRECLRRCQRHQGDFGAEFRRFFSSKGAVFGGLVALGVSLAAGLGLGGPKPHFGGP is encoded by the exons ATGGCGGCGGGGCGGCTCCTcccggtgctgctgctgatcctgggggtcccggggggctccggACGGGACCCCCAgagcggccccgccgccctcGCCG CCCGGTGCCGGTTACCGGCGCTCACCGGCCGCTGCCGCGCCTCCATCCCGCGCTGGTTTTTCAACGCCTCCTCCGGGAGCTGCGAGAGTTTCGTGTTCGGCGGCTGCGGCGGCAACGGGAACAACTTCGGGAGCGAACGGGAGTGCCGGGAACGCTGCGGGGACACCG ctccctccagccccGTGAGCACCAATTCCACCTTGCCAG agctgtgctcgGCTCCGCCGGCTCCGGGGCCGTGCCGGGCGTCGTTCCCGCGCTGGTTTTTCATTCCCGAGGAAAATTCCTGCCGGGAATTCACCTACGGAGGCTGCAGGGGCAACGCCAACAACCACCGGGACCAGAGGGAATGTCTGAGGCGCTGCCAGAGGCACCAGG GTGACTTCGGCGCCGAATTCCGGAGATTCTTCTCTTCCAAAG GTGCCGTTTTCGGGGGTCTGGTGGCCCTGGGGGTCTCGCTGGCCGCGGGGCTGGGCCTGGGGGGTCCCAAACCCCATTTCGGGGGTCCCTGA
- the PPP1R14A gene encoding protein phosphatase 1 regulatory subunit 14A isoform X2, which translates to MAANRAGRRRGRGGSAGPGGLAEGRGSPGGLSPDPRGGSGGSPGRSPGVQRRSARVTVRYNRQELQRRLDTERWMDGRIGELYRGQEMPEELNIDELLELDTDEERARKIQTMLSSCAADTREFVAQLLEQLRGLPRQRLLQGPLPHP; encoded by the exons ATGGCGGCGAaccgggcggggcggcggcggggccgggggggctcgGCCGGCCCGGGGGGGCTCGCGGAGGGtcgggggtccccgggggggcTCTCGCCGGACCCCCGGGGGGGTTCCGGGGGGTCCCCGGGCCGCAGCCCCGGGGTGCAGCGGAGATCGGCGCGGGTCACGGTGCGCTACAACCGGCAGGAGCTGCAGCGGCGGCTGGACACGGAGCGCTGGATGGACGGGAGGATCGGGGAGCTCTACCGGGGACAG gagatgcCGGAGGAGCTGAACATCGATGAACTCCTGGAGCTCGACACGGACGAGGAGCGAGCCCGGaaaatccag aCCATGCTCAGCTCCTGCGCCGCCGACACCCGg GAATTCGTGGcgcagctcctggagcagctccgggggCTCCCGAGGCAGCGGCTCCTGCAggggcccctcccccacccctga
- the PPP1R14A gene encoding protein phosphatase 1 regulatory subunit 14A isoform X1, with amino-acid sequence MAANRAGRRRGRGGSAGPGGLAEGRGSPGGLSPDPRGGSGGSPGRSPGVQRRSARVTVRYNRQELQRRLDTERWMDGRIGELYRGQEQEMPEELNIDELLELDTDEERARKIQTMLSSCAADTREFVAQLLEQLRGLPRQRLLQGPLPHP; translated from the exons ATGGCGGCGAaccgggcggggcggcggcggggccgggggggctcgGCCGGCCCGGGGGGGCTCGCGGAGGGtcgggggtccccgggggggcTCTCGCCGGACCCCCGGGGGGGTTCCGGGGGGTCCCCGGGCCGCAGCCCCGGGGTGCAGCGGAGATCGGCGCGGGTCACGGTGCGCTACAACCGGCAGGAGCTGCAGCGGCGGCTGGACACGGAGCGCTGGATGGACGGGAGGATCGGGGAGCTCTACCGGGGACAG gagcaggagatgcCGGAGGAGCTGAACATCGATGAACTCCTGGAGCTCGACACGGACGAGGAGCGAGCCCGGaaaatccag aCCATGCTCAGCTCCTGCGCCGCCGACACCCGg GAATTCGTGGcgcagctcctggagcagctccgggggCTCCCGAGGCAGCGGCTCCTGCAggggcccctcccccacccctga